Below is a genomic region from Isosphaeraceae bacterium EP7.
GGTCCACTGCTGGACATCGTCGCCTCCCGAGCCCCTCCCTCCCATAGTTGAATGATGTTACACACATTCGTGATAATTCTCGGGAAACAAACTAAGTAGGTCACCAGTAGTGATTGGACGACTCCCCGGAGTTGACCTATGGTTGCGATAGCCCTACAGAGGACTCGCGACCATGGCCCTGATCACACTCCAGCCGGCCGAGCGCGAGCACCTGCGCGGACTGGCCCGTCACTCCGACGACCGCCGCGTCATCCACCGCGCCCTGGCCCTGCTGGACCTCGATTCCGGCCAGCCGCCGCTCGCCGTCGCCGCTCGGCTCGGCGTCAGCCGATCGACCGTCTACAACTGGGCCGGCCGGTTCGCCAAGGAGCGAGATCCAAGCCCGTCGCTGGGCGATCGCCCGCGCGCCGGCAGGCCGCCGGCCGCCAGGCGGGCCGCCGAAGAGTCGGCCGAGGCCGCCCTGGGGACGGATCCCCGCGCGGCCGGCTATCGCCACACCAACTGGACCGTGCCCCTGCTGCTGGCCCACCTGAACCGGGCCTCAGGCCAGCAGGCCAGCGGCACCACCATGCGGCGGGCCTTGCACGGGCTGGGCTATCGCTGGAAGCGGCCCCGCTTCGTCCTCTCGCGCCGATCGCCCACCTGGCGGCAGGCCAAAGGGGGCTGAGGCGCGGGCTGCCCGGACGCACGCGCACCGTCGTCCTCTTCTCCGACGCCACCATCCTCACCGAGACTCCGCCGCTGCGGGCCGCCTGGGCCAGGGCTGGCCAGCAGGCCGAGGTGCCGATCACCGGCAACCGCGACCGCCGCGTCCTCTTCGGCGCCATCGCCGTGGGCCGCGGCACGCTCCGCCTGGACCGCGCCGGGCAATGGAACCAGGACAGTTTCCAGAGCCATCTGCGGCACTTCCGCCCGACCTGGCGCGGCTGGCGGATCGTGCTGTTCCTGGACCGGGGCTCGCCGCACACGGCCAGGCGGTCGCGGGCCCTGGCCAAGCAGTTCTCCATCGAGCTACGGTTCCTGCCGACGGCGTGCCCGGAGCTCAACCCGATGGAGGGCCTGTGGCGCGAGATCAAGGGGCAGATCCTGGCCAACGAGCCGACGCCCGAGCTGGACGTTTCGCTGGAGTGTGCCGTCGATCACCTGATGGCCATGACCGGCAAACAACGACGCCAAACCGCCCGCATCCTCTCCGAGAACTTCTGGCTAGCCACTTAAAGCCTGTTGAGAAAGCTACATTTTCGGTAGTCGGCGGGCCATCAGATGGATCATCGCCAACTTGACGAATGCTTCGCTGCTTGCGGTCGTCGCCTCGTAATCCTTGCTCAGCCGACGGTTCCGCCCCAGCCAGGTGAAGGTCCGCTCCACACGCCAGCGGAATGCGATCGGCTCGAACTTGCCGTCGCCGGGGCGCTTCGCCTTGATCTCCAGCCGCAGCCGGTTGCGGCCCCGCAACGCATGGACCCACTCGGCGATCCCGCCGTTGTCGATCCCGTCGGCGACGATCAGCCGCAGCCGCATGAAGCGGTGCCGCAGCGGGGCCAGGACCAGCCTCGCACCGTCGCGATCCTGGATACGCGCGGCGTGGACGACCACCGAGAGGATCAGCCCCAGGCCGTCGACGAGGATGTGCCGCTTGCGGCCGGCGACCTTCTTGCCGGCATCGTAACCTCGGGGCCCCCTTTTTCCGTCGTCTTGACCGACTGGCTGTCGAGGATGGCCGCCGACGGCTGGCGCGGCCGGCCGTGGGCCTGGCGCAGGTCGCCTCGGAGCAGGTCCATCAGGCGGTCGAGGGTGCCGTCGGCCTTCCAGATGCGGAAGTACCAGTACGCGGTGGCCCAGGGGGGCAGGTCGTGCGGGATCGCGCGCCACTGGCAGCCGGTGCGCGCGACATACAGCAGGGCGTTGACGATGTCCCGCCGGTCGTGCTTGGCGGGCCGCCCGCCCGGCTTGGGTGAGGGGATAACGCGGCAGACCTGGGCCCACTCGGCGTGGGTCAGGTCACTCGGATACGCGATTCGTGTGTCCATTCCAGAAGGCTAGGTCACGCTTTCCCAACAGGCTTTAAGACTCGAGTGACGTCCCCCAATTTCCTGGTCCAACTTTCCGGGGCAGGTCAGGAAAATCTTCCTTATTTCGGCACGACACCATAGAACCTTGCGAGAGATCCTGTAAAAGTACAAACCTCGCATGATTCATATGACCCGACGAACCATAATCGGGGATGAGCGATTCGCGAGGGTGACCGTGAATCCGCTCCCGGCAGCCAGGCTGGCAAATTAACGGAACATCAAATGATTAATCGTCGTTCGATGCTGAAGGCCACGGCGATGAGCGTCCTGGCGGGGGGCGCTAAGGCGCAAGAACTGCCGGGCCCTTACGACGACCCGACCGCGAGATTCGACAAGGCGAAGCAGGACCAGTTGCCGAGCTGGGCGTTCCGTGACGAGCTCTGGATCCCCCTCGTCCCGCGACCGGTGAACGTCGGGTGGTACGACGCGCTCACCTCGACACCCGGCGGGACGCCTCCCCCTTTCAGCCCCACGGACCCGGTGCCGATCGGACACGTCTTCCACGGCATCGCCCGCGAGTGGGGCGAAACGCCGCTGCATTGGAAGGACCTGGGCTGCCGGCCGGAGCCCGGACAGACGGCCTCCCAATGTTGGAGTGATAAGCATGAAAATATGGGTTTCGTCGAATCGTATGAAAGAAAGGAGAACGGCGAGGCGGTCGAGTTGATCCACAACTGGGGTCATTTCCCGATCAAGTGCTTCAAGATGCCGATCCTCGAGACGAAGAAGGCGTTGGCGCACGCCGCGCTTCCCGCGAGGCTCTACGGATACGGCGGCATGGTGCCTGGTCCCACCATGAAGATGAGGCTCGGGCAACCCGTCGTCGTCCGGTTCGAGAACCATCTGGAGACCGAGCTCTCGGTCCACCTGCACGGCGCGCACAGCCCGTCCCATAGCGACGGATTCCCCTCGTTCTACGTCCTCCAGGGCAAGTCGCGTGATTACTTCTACCCCAACATCCTCCCCTTGAGGAAGCCGATGGAATCCGACAAAGGGCGTGCCCGGCCCATGTGTCTGAGCCCGCACAAGTTGGTGGCGGACGACGGCGAGTCCCAATCCACCATGTGGTATCACGACCACGGGATGGACGGCACGGGCTACAACGTGGCCAAAGGCCTCGCCGGCTTCGCCCTCTGCTTCGGTGAACGCGAACTGGAACTGATCGCGAACGGGACCTTGCCGGGCCTGGGGCCGAAGTCGTGCGAGGATCCCGAGCGGCAAGGCGTCAAGACGTCCGCCCGAGACGTCGAAGACCTGGAAGAACCGGGCTATCCGGGCTACTACAAGCGTTGCAAGGAACCCTATGCCAACCCGTTCGACATCCCCATCGTGCTCCAGGACAAGGTGATCGACCCGAATACGGGGCAGGTTGCCTATGAGACGGCGGGGCACAACGGCTATCTCGGCCACACATTCCTGCTCAACGGGGTCGCCTATCCCCACCTGAACGTGAGCAACCGCAAGTATCGGTTCCGCTTCCTCAACGGGTCGAACTCGCGGATCTATCGCTTGAGGCTGCTTTCCGAGGCAGAGTTCCACGCCCGGTTCGGGGGCCAGCCGGCCTCGGTCCCGGCGGCCGTGCCGGCGGAAGTGGGCGTCGTCGAGGCGGACGACATCGGCGGTGGCAGCATGGACGAGGCCTCGCTGCCCTTCCTGAGGATCGGTAAGGACTCCTGGCTCTGGTCGAAGGCCGAGCAGAAGAAGAGCGTCGTCCTGGCGATGGCCAACCGCGCGGACCTCGTGGTCGACTTCAAGTTGTTCGCGTCGCACCTGAAGTCGCGGGACGATCAGGCCGTCTTCTACCTGGTCAACACGATGCCCCAAGCCGACGGTCGCGGCCCCAGGGTCAAGCTCGAGGACGGCGGCGACCCCCGCGTGCTCCCCCTGCCGATCGACGTCGAGGCCGACGCCAAGAAGGGGATCCCGGAGTCCAAGATCGCCGAACTGGACCGTCCGATCCCCCTGATGAAGATCATCGTCAAGGGGCCGCCCCTCGACTGCAAGCTCGACGCGAAGGTCGAGCACGGGACCGAACTCATCCCTCATCACCCGATCGGCGACGACGAGGTGCAGGTCGTCCGCGAGTTCATCTTCGAGCGTGGCAAGGGGGCGTGGAAGGTCAATGGCCGGTTCTACGACCCCAACATCGCCAACGCCACCCCCACGATCGGCACCGCGGAGGAGTGGATTCTCCGCAACGGCGGCGGCGGCTGGTGGCACCCGATCCACATCCATCTCGAAAGCCACCAACTCATCAGCTACCAGAAGGATTTCGAGGCGGACGGCATCATCGATACCGGGGATCCGCCGGCCATCCCCCGGCTGGCGAACCTCGTGGAACTGGTGGACAAGTTCGACGAAGGACAGCAGCGTGGGCTCCACGACACTCAGGTCCTGGGCCCGAACACCGTAGCACGCATCCGCATGAGGTTCCGGACCTGGAACGGGCCTTTCGTGTTCCATTGCCACAACCTTGAACACGAAGACATGCGAATGATGCACAACTTCGAGCCGGTCCCCAGGCCCTTCACGGACGCCGAGGCCGAGGGGAAGCCGGACCGGTTCGACCGCCGGAGGAAGCTCGCGAACATCGCGCCCGACGCCCGGACCCACGGCAATGACGTCACGTTGCAGCCGGACCCGTCCGCCCCGGGCTACCACGAGTCGCATCGCCGGATCGGGGAGCTCGACTGGTCCCATTCGGCGATTCCCACGACGCCCGTCGAGGATGGGGGAGCCTACCAGATCCCCCCTCGCGCGAAAGAAGGGCGATGAGCGCCCGCTCGCTTGGTCGGATTTGATCAACCCGTGATCCTGCGAACATGATCGGATGAAATCCATGCTGGCGAGTCTTGCGAAATTCCTCGGGGCGATGGCCGACGGCCCCCCCGTGACGAGGATCTCGGACGGTTTCGCGAACGTCCCGATGACGAACCAGTACGGCCGGGAGCTTCGATTCCGCGACGACCTGGTCGGGCGACGCGCCTTGATCGTCAACACGATGTTCACCGTCTGCCGGGGGACGTGCCCCGGGACCAGCAGTCGGCTCGCCAGCCTGCGCAAGATTCTGAGCCCGGTCTTCGGAGACGACCTGCTGATCGTCTCGATCTCGCTCGACCCGGAGCAGGATTCGCCCCGCGCCTTGCGGCGTTATGCGTCGATCTACGGAGCGGACCGCGTCCGCGACGGGCTGTGCGACTGGCAGTTCCTCACCGGCAAGCCCGCGGACGTAGAGCGTCTGCGGCGGAGCCTGGGGTTCTACGACCTGGATCTCCGCGTGGACGGCGACCTCACGCGGCACGCCGCGGTCCTCTACTTCGGGAATCCGCGGAAAGACCGCTGGGCGACCTTGCCGTCGGACCTCCGCGAGCCGTTGCTCGTCGAGGCGATCCGGCGCGTGGCGGGTTTCACCTTCGAGCAGAAATACGGCATCAAGGGCTGATCTCGGGCCGGAAGGGCTGCCAGCGATGATCTCTCGACTCCGAACCGCCGCGACGCTGGTCGCGCTTGCGACCCCGGCCCTCGTGTACGTCTACGCCCCCGCCCGGGCGGCCCAGGACGCTCCCTCCTCGCGAGAGCCGACCCCCTCGGCCGTGCATCTCGTGGGACACGAGGACGACGTCCTGCTCCGCCGCGTCCAGGACGTGATCGATGACTGGGACCCCCGCAAGCTCCGCAATCCCTACGTGGACACTCTCGCCGCGCAGGACCGATCGAAGAATCAGCCGGCCAGGAAGTCCCCACGCCGGCGCGACCTCGGCGATTTCATCGCCGACTTCGATGCGGCGGAGGCCCTCGGCAAGGCGTTCTTCTGGGAAATGAAGGCCGGCAGCGACTTCCGGCGCGAGAACCAGGTGGGACTGGGGACCGCGTGTGCCTCGTGCCATTACCGCTACGGGGCCGACGCCCGCGACACCCACACGACCCGCGTCCCGTTCGTCGCCTGGGACCAGTACGACCGCGACAATCTCCATGAGGATCTCGGCTTCAACGAGAAGCCTCGCCCGTTCCCCGTCGCCGAACTCGCTCGTAAGCCGATCAAGGCCGACGATCTCTACCTCCCCCGACGTCGGCAGCGGCACATCGTCCCAAGAGCGGATGAAGCAGAGGACAACGAGGAAGAGGATGACTTCGACGATTCGCGTCGGACGCCCCTCTCCCTGATCGTCGGCTCCCAGGGCGTCGAGCCCCGGAAATTCCTGGGTCTCAACCCCGACCCCGGCGGTAAGAAGGACTGGACGTCGGAGCGCAACGATCCCAAGACGAAGTTTGTGCAGCCAAACTGGCCGCCCGAATGGGCGATGTTCATGGGTGCCATTCCGAACGAGCCGAAGAAGCTCTTCCGCCAGATCACCCCGCGAAACAGCCCGTCGGTCATTAACTCGGGATTCTCGGAACGCCTGTTTCACGATGGCCGCGCCGAGTCGACGTTCAACGGATTCTCGATCTTCGGCGATGCCGACGACCAGGAGATCCTCCACCTCAGCAACAAGCCCGGGGCCAAGCCGGTCCCCGTGCGCGTCGCCATCTCGCGCGCCGCGCTCGCGTCCCAAGCGGTCGGGCCGGTCGTCAACGACCTGGAGATGTCTTACGAGGGAAGGACGTTCAACGACCTCGCGAAGAAGCTGCTCGACGCCGAGGTTCTCGGCGATCAGACCATCGACGTCAAGGACAGCATCCTGGGTGTCTATCTGGCGAATAAGCTCGTAGGCCCCGGCTCCTCTTACAAGCAACTAATCAGGCTGGCCTTCCGGCGTGAATGGTGGGACGACTCCGACGGCAAGGGCGGGAATTACAAGGTCCCCCTGAAGTTGACCGTCTTGACGGACCAGAACCCCAATCCCGCCGGCTCGCTGATGGAAGCGAATTTCTCGCTCTACTGGGGCCTGAGCATCATGCTCTACGAGGCCTCGCTCGTCTCCAATGACTCGCCGTTCGACCGGATGATGAATGGCAAGAAAGAGCTGGTAGAGAAGCTCTGGTGCGATAAGAAAGGGGAATTGGGGCCGATCTACATCGACCGCTTGAGGACGAGCAACCCGAAGCCCGACGGGGAGGCCCAGTTCCTTCTCAAGTCGGGGTCCGAAGTCTTCCAGCGCGGGTTCCGCGTCTTCATGTCGCGGGGTTGCATCGACTGCCACGACGGCCCCTTGATGAGCGAATTGTACGGACGCATGGATTTCGCCGAGGAGAAGCCGCCGATCGCCCGTGCGATCGCCCACACGCTCCTGACGAACTCGCGAGGCGACGCGATCGCCATCGCGATCCGCGAGGAGCACGACCGGATGATCACCCGCGTCGCCGACCTGCTCGCCAGGACGGTGGGCGCGAATCACACGAAGCAACACGCCGAACGCGTGGCGGTCTCGCTGGAGAATCTGGTCGACCGCGCCAGGGGGCAGGAGTCGGCCCTTGAGGAGATCTTCAAGGCGCACTTCACCTCGCCCGGCTTCCTGTTCCCGGGCGCCGACCCGAAAGCGATTGCCCATGAGTGGATCGCCTACGGCAAGAATGCCGTCCGGCATTCCGGCGACCGGACGTTCTTCAAGGAGGAGGAGCGAGTCCCACACGCCGCACTCCTGGTCGAGCCGGTCTCGGTCGAGCAGATGCCGATCCCACCGAATCTCAGGCCTTTCCGACGAACCCTCCCGATCCAGGGCGCGCCGAGCAGCGATTCCTACGCATTCTACGACCTCGCGTTCTATAACCTGGGCGTCTCCCCCCCGCGCTTCGACCGGGGCAATGGCGATTCGTTCTTGATCGACGTCGATGACCGCCCGGCCCCCGCGGTCGCCCTCGCCGCCGCCGAGGAGATCATCGACGCGATCGTCCCCGCAGAACCTGAGGACCTCAAGACGATCGAGGACCAGGTCCGCGAGAAGGTGACGTCCAGGAAGGGCTTCTACCTCACCCGAGAGGGCATGGAAAAGCTGGCCGCCGCGAAGGGTCGCGTCAAAGACGCCTATCCGAAGGGTTCCGCCGCCGTCCGGGAGTTGTCGGGTGCCATCCGCCGCCGCGGTAACGACGACCGATCCCGGACCGGCTCGGGGACGCCCGGCCAAGCGAATCGGATTCGACGTGCCGGCTCTCCACCACCCGCGATTCTGGAGGCGGCGGCCCTGGCGCCGGCGGGAGGGCCGGAGACCATCGAACGCGACCTCTCCTGGTTCCGCGACCTCGCTCGCTGGGACGCGGACTTCCCGCCTGCGCCTCCCGCCCCCGCCCCACAGTTCAAGAGCGTGGACAAGCGACGGATGGACGTCTTCTTCTACTCGAGGGCTCGGAGGCTCGCGCAGGACGAGTCTCCCACCGGCCATCGCAAACCGCTCCTGCACGACAACGAGCTGGCGTTCTGGGGGGCGTTCAAGACGCCCACCCTGCGGAATGTCGAGTTGACCCCGCCTTACATGCACAATGGTCGTATCCTGAGCCTCTTCGACGTCCTGGACTTCTACAACCGGGGCGGCGACGTGGGATTCGACCGTGAGCTGAACCCGGACAAGCACCCGGAGATGATCCGGCTCCACCTGACGCAAGAGGACAAGCTCGCCGTGGTCTTCTTCCTCATGAGCCTGACCGACGACCGCGTCCGGCGAGAGGCAGGCCCGTTCGACCACCCCTCGATCACCCTCATCAACGGCTACAAAGAGAATTACGACGAGAAGTACGTCACCATCCCCGCCGTCGGCGAGGGTGGGAACTCCTGCTCGGTCAACCGAACCTTCCCCCGGGGCGACTGACGGGGCCGACCCCGTCGCCATTCTAAGCCGCCCGCCGATTCAATACCGACTCGATTCGAGGACGTCATGGCCAAGTTCGCCGCGGAAATCGAAGGGACGATCGAGGCGGTCAGCGACGCCGGCAATGGCGACGCGCTCATGGTTGTCATGGGCATGAGCGTGCTGATCAAGGCGAACGCGTTCGCCAACCACCGCGTCAGGACCCCGACGAAGAACAAGACCGTCGACCACGCCCAGTTGATCAAGACGAACTCGCTCCCGGGTCGCAAGAACGTCCCCGCGAACGAAGGCTTCAAGGGTGGGACGGCGATCGTCGCCGGAAATTTCGACGACACGATCCAACAGATCGTCGTCGAGTTCGATCCCACCCCGGTTCCAGGTCAGATTGCCGCGCTGGAGCTGCATCCTTCCGTCGAAGTCGGCCCTCCGGAGAACGTCTTGCTCGGCCCTTTTACGGGGAACGCCGCGACGGGCGTCTTCTCCGTCAACGGCGTGCCGGTGAAGCGACTCGGGGCCGACTTCCCCGCCGACGACCGGCTGGTCGGCGAGCCGATCCAGAACGAGTTCGGCTTCGACATCGTCCCCGGGAGCATCCCGCCCAGCGCGCTCGTGAGCGTGGACGGCTATCTCTCCGACGACGTCCAGGTGAGCGGGAAGTTCCCGTTCGTCGGTTTCAACTTCGTCGTCGACAGCCCTGCCGCGACGCTCACGATCACCAACCAGCGGCAGGTATCGATCACGAGAGCCAGTGCGAGGAACGACGTCACGGACTACAGCCTGGAACTTCGAGGGGGGATCACCACGCCCTCCAATCAGCCGTTCGGCGCAACCCCGACGCTCCTGATTTTCGGGTTCGCACTGAATTCGACTCAATCCTTCCCTATCACCGCCCAGGAGACTCGGATGGGGCCGTTGGTTCCCGGCGGCTTCGCCACCTGGAGGATCCGGACCACCGGGAACGGTTCTGCGCCGGAGCGAGTCGTGGTGAGAATCAGCGGCGTGCCCGGCCCTATCGAGTCGGGCGAAGAATTCGTCGACGTCCGCGAGGGATGATCCGCGGCCGATCTGAGTTCGGCTTCGAAGGCGCCACGATCGGCGTGAGAGACGACTTTGGGTTTGATGGTTGTGACGTGCCTTGATGATGAATATCACCGGCATTGATGCCATCACTGCGCTTCCCGAGATCTTGACAGTATACGATCGCCGGTGGTGGCCCTAACGTAGTGATGAATTGTCGTGGTGGACGAAGTGCCACAACGCCCCGATGTGGTTCGAGTCGCACCGCGAGAACGAAGGCGACTTGCGCACGAATCGTTGGCGGAGCGTGCACAGGACCGCTCGGCGTGATCGGTCTTCCCCTCGCCCTTGCCGCACCGGGTGAGTTGGCCGGCGGGGATGACTGCCCGGTACGCCGCCCAGAAGTCGGTGAGGACCATTGCCCCGGCGTGATACTCCTTCGACAGGGCATCCCACAGGTACCGCCCCGTGGACTCAGAGCGAGCATCGCCACCACCCGCCGGGACACGGCGTCCAGGGCCACCCAGACCCACCGCACCGTGCTCGACTGCCGACGAAGCTCCGCATCTCGTCGGCCTCGAGGATCAGCCCGCCCGACTTTTTTGGGGCGGCTGGGACGTCGGCTCCCACGGGGTCTTCTCGAGGTAGAGGTCATTGACGAATCCCTACAGCCAGGTGCGCGAGACCCCCGTGGCCCGGGCGATGGTGCGCGGGCTGAGCCGCTCCGGGAGCAGCTTGCGGACCAGGTGCCACCGCTCCACGGAGATCGGGGCCCTCTTGGGGGCGACGACGAAGCGGCGATTGCAGCCGCGGCAGAGGAAAGTGGTCAAGCCATACTGGATCGTGCCGTTGCGGACGACGTGTGTGGCGTGGCAGCGAGGGCACGCGGGGATCGGCTCGATGCTGGGGGTCTCAGTGGGCATCCGCCGAGTCTACAAACCTCACTCCGATCGGGCCACTACCCTTGGGTGAACGTCCTTCGTGTCTTCGCCATCGGTGGACTCCTGGTTTCGAGCTTACGCTTCAAACCCGGCGACTGCCATCCGTGGGGGAGTCCAAGAGCAGATCGACAGGTTACTCGAGAGAATTCCCACTTCTCTAAAAATACCGACTTGACCGGGGAGAATCAGTCGGTGATTCTTGCGTTCTGAATCAATATGTCGATCCGACACGCTGTAACAACGGAGATGACGATGGTGCCGATCACGAGGCGTTCGGTCTTGCAATCAGCCGGGGCGGCCGGCCTGGCTGGCGTGGTCACCGGGAGTCGGTCGGCTAGTGCCGATGAGCCGGCGACGGCTTCGTTCAAGACCCGTTTCAGGAAGCCGAAGATCGTCAAGCCGAGGATCGCGGAGCTAGGCGATCTGCCGGCAACGAACATCTCCCCCGACGGCCTCGCGATCACGATCCTCTTCGACAAGGCGATGGAATTAAGCTTGAGCGACGGGGAGGACCTCGTCACATCCCTTACCGCCAGCCTTCTCATCCCGGTCTCCGTGCAGGAGCCGAGTGCGGAAACGTTCCGCGGGTATTCGGCTTTCGTCCGGGGCTTCATCAACAAAGAGAAGGGGACGCGTGTGTTACTGACGCTTGACCTCGGGGAGACGCACGACGTTGCCGATTTCCCTTATGGTGAGGTCGTCTCGGATGACTTTGTGCGACCGGTTTTCAGTTATCCGGTCAGTGAGTTGAAACGCGAGAAGCCAGGCGGTGGGACCGAGACGATCCAGGTCACACCGGCCCCGCATTTTTCGGCGATCTTGACGCTGACGATTCAGCGTCATAGTCCGAAAGATCGGGCTACGATCAAGATTGATTCCTTGGATGTTGAAATCGTTGATCCCTCCAAAACGCCTTCAGGGGGAGCAGAGACACCGGCCACGAAGAAAGGCCAGGGCGAGTACGGTCGAGCGAAGCGAAGCCGGTAATTCATCCGACTCGAACCGCCACTGACCCATAGCCTGTAGACAGGCGATTCGAACCGGAGACAGCCGATCAGCTCTTAGCGGGGGAATCTCGCGTATATCCCGTCACGCGAGGGGGCGACTGTCGAGGAACACCAATCCCGGCGGGTCGTCGTCCTCGCGGGTCGTCAACCGGTCGGGCGTCCACACCTTGGAGATAATCGACGTGAGGGGACCTCCAAGCCTGTGTCTGGTGCTTAATCTTGATCGGGGGGAGCAACGATGCCATGCGAGTCTCCCTCCGAAGTGGGAGAGACTGCGGTGAACGGCGTGATGCGGTCAGAGATCACTGTCGATCGACGCGTTCTCCAGGGCTGATTCCCGCCCGGCCTCCGCTCCCAGGGCTTCGCGTGCATTGATCGCCTCTCGCTCTGGATTGCGGCGGAGGTTGCCCAGGGGAGTGGCCTTCAAAGCGCCTGCAATGGGTTGAGTCACCGCGCGGCCGAGGTTGTGGACACCATCGGAGGCCGCGGTCCCGGCGTTGCGGAAAGACTCACCGAAGCGACGCCTCGGCTCGGTCGGTTTGGTCGCGAGTTTGACCTCACGCTCGGCCCGGCGTTCCTCGGGCGTCGTTCTGCTCCCCTGGCGGTAAGCAATCTTGGACCCGCCGTGCTTGCCGAACGTCAGCTTGACTCCCTGACTGCCGTAGTCATATTCAATCGAGTCATAACGGTAGATCACGCGGGGGGCACCGGGCGGAAGGGTCGTCTCGATGTAGAGGCGCTCGCTGGTTCTGGGGTGGTTGACGACCAGAATCGCCGGCCCGCCCGGGATGATTCGGAACTGAAAGGACCGGTCCCCGGTGTAATAATATCGATGGACGAGCACGAGCCTGGGGATATCGACCAACATCCGCCCATCGGGGCCCGGGATCGTCTCGACGGCAGGATTGCCGACCGGATCGGCATTGGGGTCGAGGACCTCGATCTCCAGCGCAGGGGGAACGGGCACAGGCTTATGATGGTCTTTACCTAAGGCCGTGACGGCGACCGAGGACAAGACGAGGCAGATTGCCGCTGCTCGGAGACCGATGCTTGAAGAGCTCATGGCGTCCCTCCCCTCCTTGGTTGGGTTCCGGCTGAAACGACGGCGTCATGGCCGTCACGGTAAATCCGCGGTCAGCCCTTCCTGCAACTGGTAGTGGTACTCGATCTCGACTCGCTCGACCCGATCGAATGCGCGCCTGGCCAGGTCGGGCGGCAGGACGTCACTCCACTGCATCGAGCGAGATTGCCCGCGCTGGACCCAGAACGGGGGCAGATCCACCGACCAGACGACCGGATCGCCCGCGCCAATCGGAGACACTGACGCGCCGGTCGGTCGAGAGGCGTAGAAGCGGACGCGGACGAAGAACAGGTCTCGAAGAATATGGCCCGTCTGCCGGACTGAGGTCCGAATTTGATCTGGAACCGCAGTGCCTACCAAGGTCGCGTCGAGGG
It encodes:
- a CDS encoding cytochrome c peroxidase, yielding MISRLRTAATLVALATPALVYVYAPARAAQDAPSSREPTPSAVHLVGHEDDVLLRRVQDVIDDWDPRKLRNPYVDTLAAQDRSKNQPARKSPRRRDLGDFIADFDAAEALGKAFFWEMKAGSDFRRENQVGLGTACASCHYRYGADARDTHTTRVPFVAWDQYDRDNLHEDLGFNEKPRPFPVAELARKPIKADDLYLPRRRQRHIVPRADEAEDNEEEDDFDDSRRTPLSLIVGSQGVEPRKFLGLNPDPGGKKDWTSERNDPKTKFVQPNWPPEWAMFMGAIPNEPKKLFRQITPRNSPSVINSGFSERLFHDGRAESTFNGFSIFGDADDQEILHLSNKPGAKPVPVRVAISRAALASQAVGPVVNDLEMSYEGRTFNDLAKKLLDAEVLGDQTIDVKDSILGVYLANKLVGPGSSYKQLIRLAFRREWWDDSDGKGGNYKVPLKLTVLTDQNPNPAGSLMEANFSLYWGLSIMLYEASLVSNDSPFDRMMNGKKELVEKLWCDKKGELGPIYIDRLRTSNPKPDGEAQFLLKSGSEVFQRGFRVFMSRGCIDCHDGPLMSELYGRMDFAEEKPPIARAIAHTLLTNSRGDAIAIAIREEHDRMITRVADLLARTVGANHTKQHAERVAVSLENLVDRARGQESALEEIFKAHFTSPGFLFPGADPKAIAHEWIAYGKNAVRHSGDRTFFKEEERVPHAALLVEPVSVEQMPIPPNLRPFRRTLPIQGAPSSDSYAFYDLAFYNLGVSPPRFDRGNGDSFLIDVDDRPAPAVALAAAEEIIDAIVPAEPEDLKTIEDQVREKVTSRKGFYLTREGMEKLAAAKGRVKDAYPKGSAAVRELSGAIRRRGNDDRSRTGSGTPGQANRIRRAGSPPPAILEAAALAPAGGPETIERDLSWFRDLARWDADFPPAPPAPAPQFKSVDKRRMDVFFYSRARRLAQDESPTGHRKPLLHDNELAFWGAFKTPTLRNVELTPPYMHNGRILSLFDVLDFYNRGGDVGFDRELNPDKHPEMIRLHLTQEDKLAVVFFLMSLTDDRVRREAGPFDHPSITLINGYKENYDEKYVTIPAVGEGGNSCSVNRTFPRGD
- a CDS encoding IS1 family transposase; translated protein: MPTETPSIEPIPACPRCHATHVVRNGTIQYGLTTFLCRGCNRRFVVAPKRAPISVERWHLVRKLLPERLSPRTIARATGVSRTWL